One stretch of Armigeres subalbatus isolate Guangzhou_Male chromosome 2, GZ_Asu_2, whole genome shotgun sequence DNA includes these proteins:
- the LOC134215888 gene encoding uncharacterized protein LOC134215888 — protein MAVGRVAGTGNIGYSSNYRGGGRSYHGGINEEIIWISIGMAITIGILITLALIYLAYEKCQKRRNHYIHA, from the exons ATGGCAGTTGGACGTGTGGCCGGAACGGGTAATATTGGATATTCGTCAAACTATCGCGGTGGAG GCAGGTCCTACCACGGTGGGATAAACGAAGAAATAATATGGATCAGCATTGGAATGGCAATTACCATAG GCATTTTAATTACACTGGCATTGATTTACCTTGCTTACGAGAAGTGCCAAAAGCGACGAAACCATTATATTCACGCGTAA